TGTCTTTAAGCTAGACTATGAGAAAGCCTATGATAGAATTAGTAAAGAATTCTTGTTGGAAGTTATATACCAAAGGCGTTCTAGCCCAAAATGGATGAAGAAAGTTAAGTCCATTTTATATAAAGGGTCTGTAGGTGTCAGGATTAATGATTATGATGGTGATTTTTTCGAGAATTTTAAATGGTTTAGACAAGGTGATCCTGCATCCCCACTGCTTTTTAACTTGGTAGTAGATGTGTTCAGAAGAATGCTCAACAAAGTGCTAAGAACAAAATGCTGACTGGGTTAATGTCTAATATTTTCCCTCAAGGGATAATCAGtctacaatatgcagatgacactctCCTATTTTTAGAAAATAACCTTGAGTCTGCAAAAAACTTAAAATGGCTACTGCCCTGTTTTGAGCAAATGTCTGGTTTAATGATTAATTTCCGTAAATGTGATCTAGTCCCTATTAATATCAAAGAGGATGAGGCCCAATGTGTAGCTCAAGCTTTATCTTGTACCGTGGGTTCTTTCCCCCTGAAATATCTTGGTTTCCCTCTTCACCACTCCAAGCTCAGAAGAGAAGACTTGCAGCATGTGGTTGACAAAGTCCTGAAAAGGGCTGCTGGGTGGAGAGGGAGACTGCTAGGTTATGAGAAGAAGCTAATTTTAGTTCAGTCTTGTTTAGCTAGTATCCCCACATACCTAATGAGTATGATAAAGTACACCAAATGGGCTATTAATTTGATCAATTCTCGGATGGCCCGTTGTTTCTGGGATAACTATGAGGGGCACCATAAGTATCACTTAGCTAGCTGGGGACTGCTAGCCGAAAAAGCAATATGGAGGTATGGGGATACCTAATATTGCTAATATGAATCTAAGCCTTCTAGCTGCTTGGATTGATAAATACCAGAAAGGAGATCAGAAGTTGGGGAAGAAAATTATTGATGCTAAGTATAGAACCAACAATCCCAACATTTTctcctgctctgataccaactccCCCCCCCCTTCTGGAAAGGTGTTCTCTGGGCTGCTaaagcaaccaaaatgggataccaATGGAAGGTGGGGAATGGTAGTCTAAGTTCTAGGAGGATCATTGGTTTGGTTCTTGCAGCTTAGCTATTCAGTTTTGGGATTTATATAGTATTGCTAATGAACATAATCTCCCTATTGCTGATCTTTGGGATGGGGTTAACCTTAAGATCACATTTAGAAGATGTGTAGACAGTAGACTGTTACATCTCTGGTTTCATTTACTTAGCATTGTACAATCAATCAACTTGAATGAGGACGATGATGCTATTATTTGGAAGCTCGAATCTAATGGTAATCATTGGGTTAGATATATGCATGTTGTGGTTAATTTTAAAGGAATTAGCCCTGTTCATGTTCCAAATATCTGGCAGTTATATGTTCCCCCTAACATTCATTTTTTTCTGTGGCTGGTTGCTCATGGTAAGCTGTTAGTTAGGGGAAACTTGATTAAGAGACAACATTTGAATGATCTTACTTGTATATTTTGCTGTGAATATGAGACAACTACCCACCTCTTCTTTGAATGTGACATTGTTGCTGAGGTGTGGAGAAACATTCATATCATAGCTGGGTGTATGCCACAGCCTACTTTTAATAATGTGGTTGATAAGTGGGGGAAACACAAATCTCTGCAGGCTGAGAGTATGATTAGCTCAGCTACCCTCTGGGTTATCTGGAGGTGTAGAAATGATATGTGTTTTAACAGTGCCACCTGGATGGGAGTGTAGGTGATTCAGAGGAGAATTGCATGCTTCTGCAATCTATGGAAGATCCTATGCAAAGGAGCTGCAAGAGAGCACGTGGAGAGGCTCATATCATCTTTGACCTCCGTTGCTGCTCTAGCCAGAGACAGACTGGGGAAGAGGGAGTTGTGGATGCAATATTCTCTGAAGAAGGATGTGAAAGAATGGATGGGTGTGGACAGTAGGGTGCTCCTGGAAGGATGATAAGAAAGATATGTCCAATACTCTGTTGTAGGATGAAAACTATATGTTTCCTCTCTGTATCCATGTTTGAGTGAGCTGTAAGCTTTAGTTTCTACTTTCTGGATCATGCCGAAGGGGATGATTCAATCCTCTCCCACGGGCTGTAATAAGTGTTACTATTGTGGTTTCGTTTTCCAATGGAAATAGAACCGGGGCAAGAGCTCTTTTCTTCTAAAAAGGTTGTAAATTAAAAGCTAACCTAATGCCAGGTGTCGAAAGTAAAATGGAAATAAAAGAAGTATATACAGTAAAAAAATCACTGTTGGGGCGCCTGTGCCCTCGCCAATGAAGCCATGGCCACCTTCCATTTCGTATGATATCGGTCATCGAGAAATGCATTGATACAGGCTTTCACATGGCTCTACTATGCAATGTTTTACAGGGCAATGTACGTGCATGCATAGAGCACATGCTCCATCGATGCTCCGTTCATGCACACACtgagggcgtgtttggttgccgtttGCTACAGTTCCGGCATCGCATACACTTCTCAACCCAGCGTGGTTGAGCAAAAACAGGCCCTAATACgtcatctgcaagttgtttggttgcctgcatctagtgtctctgcattaggtaatacgcaagtgcactttgtttggttgcctgcattggcccAAGCGGCACATGAACACGGCGTTTGGTTGCATACGGCGTACATGTTGTGCTTACCTTGTATCCTAGTTGGTGAGCTTACACACACCTAGCATACCAACGCCACATCACAGCAATGccgatgaactggacgaagatgatgaagttcttcagcttcagCCCAAACTGACGGTCCACCTTGACACCTCCAACCTTGCCACTGTCAACACTGCCGCCTTTGTGCTTTCGCAGCCAGTCGGAGTAAGCTTGTTCTGCTGCCTGCCTAGTTTTGAACCCTCTATGGTTGTTGTTGCTATACGATGCCACTTGTGCACTGGCTTCTTCCCATGAACTATAAACCCCTGGAACCTTACTGATGAACACGAcataccacttgccctagcaatgcacaagggcaagagttgaagcagcaaaCCAATGAAGcacacaagtagcaagcaaagtagcacacaaacaacaatggagTAGAAAAGAAGAAGCAAATCATGCATGATCATACGACATAGCAAGTTCTAcctagcactaccttggtgttaacctaccaccacatttaaaagagggtgtcgtcctaccaccgtaagttcaccatcagcgtgaggggttagtatataccacctcaccaaaatatacataccatcaaatagtttttgagccctagctacacaaaatgtacatcgtcgtcgtcgtcgccgccgccatcgccgtcgagaATCATGCACGCTCGCAGGCAGCACTACTCTAGCAGTAGTGCTTGTCCAGCCATCTCCTGAGCCACAACACCCTGTGAGTGTCGgccatggcaacgaacccaacaccTGGGCCTTGTTGTCAACCAGGTGGCTGAGAGCTGTCATGAGAGCCTCGTCTTGAAGCCACCCTGGGTCATGACAGCGCCATacaggtcagggtggacgtcgaggggcttgcactccTTGATGGTTattgccacctccttcaccgcctcagtcatgttgcagaagacattgatctcctcctccatcaggcctcctctctttctcttcctATGATGGACGGGGTCAGATGGCTTGTCGAAGGGCTTCACGAAgggcttgtcagggccatcaaggacctcaacgtccggggtcccagggaagtctggcatgggagaaccaagaggctcccccgagcccatggcatgcttcaCAGTCACCATACCGAAGGAGAAGATGTGCTGCATCTGGCTGTAGTTCTGTATggggtgtgttgaggaactcaaCGTCCTTTGAgtggtcctaagaatgaaacacaagtgttgttagtAGCGATTATGAGTAGGCAATGGTGGATAGTATGAAAAAGAAGGGGCtgtgagctaaccgcgacatggcCAGCGTAGTGCTCtacctccagaactatggagcaagtgttctcatcccatgaCGCGCCGCCAAGGTCTCTCATCTTGGATACTTGGATCCATCGACTTCTCTACTTCCTtaggtggttgtacacctgggtggcaacctcctgcccacagaactcgaacacctgcttcgcaacggtgttcaagtgcacctTCTTGAAGCCCTTGTCAGTTCTAAATCCACTAtagatgagctcacacatcttgttcagcacgaacgtggacatgaacggctaccacttcatgttgttcgacctaccatccttctttACCTTTGCTGCTGCTACCTtgagtgcagcagcagcagcaggagttgGCTCAACGAGCACTACTAGCAGATAGAGGGAATCAGACGCGAACACCTTTGAATCATGTGTCATCTCGGACATAGGCTGCGAGTCCTCGACAAACGATGGAGAAAACTGGCTGTCGGACATgacaagggcctgactaagatcttgcgtctgcgtggtcatgtcctacaatcgtagcacGCATTGACAGTAAGCATAGCACACAACGTACCGGACAACCCATGAAAGCAGGAGCATATatgtacatggttcatcactatcatagcaagcacatgcttcatcgctatcatactaagcataccggacaatctatgagcaggaacatacatctacaacaaacaacatgctacaaatggaccaccaatagctacaaatcacagatctaagcacgaatcaacacaagcacaaggttgaacttcaaactctactactaatctagcctaccacatgcttgaacatatagccctaccacaaattgcaaccgcaacatagcaatcaaccatatcagctcacagatcagaccactaatcaaccatgcatctagatcaaaccctagTTGCAGCTCAGATCTAGGTAGAAGAAACAGAGAGAAAGGGGGATTGAACTCACAAAGGCCATGGCTGCAGCTCAAGGACGAGGGGGGACAGTCGTGAAAGATCAACGTCGGCCGATGAAGGAGCACCGACGCCGTGGACCGCCGGCCGATGAAGATGCGCCGCTTACCTACTCGTCGATGACGATGCGCGTCCACGAAAAAGCTCGAACAGAGGGAGAATGGTGGCGGGAGTTGGGCGGTGAGGGAGGACCTAAATAGGGGTGGACTTGGCCGGAGGTGAGCCAAAATCCTTCCGCCGATTTTTCGGCGATGCGGgcgagctcgcgccatctcccTGCTCGCACGAGGGAAGAAGCGCGTCGCCCTTCCCTGCCTCGCCCGAGCCAGGCTCGCGAGCTACTGCCGATTCGGACGTTTTCTTTGGGCCTGGCATAGACGTGCTTTAAGTCTCATGCGATACGAGCCGCACAATGAACGCATGCAACCAAACGGATTCAATCTTTCCCGCACGAATCAGGCTAGGCCATATGCACGCAACCAAACCCGCCCTCGCTGAAGCAGTAGAACCCCGGAGCGACCAACCGGGAAACCTCCCGCGCATGCCTATCCTCTGGCCACCGAGCCGCTCCATCACATGCGGCCACAAGCGTCCAAGACCCCATCGTCTATATAAGCAGCGGTATGGAGCACCATTCTTCTCAGAACCACACACACTCAGCCAAGAGAGCCAGCAGCAGGGAGTGTAGTGAGAGTAGAGTGAGCGAGAATGGGTGGCAAAGCCGCTCTCCTGGTGGCCCTCCTGGCCGTGAGCCTGGTCCTCGAGGCCCAGGCGGGCAGCGGCTACGGCGGCGGGCACCCCCCTTCCCCGACGCCGGTCGCCCCACCCCCCAAGCACGAGAAGCCACCCAAGGGGCACAAGccccctcaccaccaccaccacgccaagCCACCGGCCGCTTCCCACGCTCCGGCGCCACCCACCCACGGCCCCCCGACGCCTAAACCTATCCCTCCCGCCCCTAAACCCACACCACCCACCTACGCCCCGATCCCGAAGCCGCCGAAGCCATCTCCCTCGCCTCCGGCCTACCACCCTACGCCCAAGCCTGCACCTCCCACGTACAAACCACCAACCCAGCCTAGGCCCTCACCGCCGGCGCACAAGCCTGCACCTCCCATGTACAAAACACCAACCCAGCCTAAGCCCTCGCCGCCGGCGTACAAGCCAGCCCCCAAGGTCTCACCGCCGGCGTACAAGCCAGCCCCCAAGGTCTCACCACCGGCGTACAAGCCCGCCCCCAAGGTCTCACCGCCGGCGTACAAGCCAGCCCCCAAGGTCTCACCGCCGGCGTACAAGCCCGCCCCCAAGGTCTCACCTCCGGCGTACAAGCCTGTCCCCAAGCCctcaccgccgccgtcgccaacTCCGCCGGCGCCGAAGCCGACTCCACCGCCCTACAAGCCCCCGACGCCTACTCCTCCGGCGTACAAGCCTCCCACCCCGAGCCCCCCGCCTCCGCCGTACCACCACTAAGAAGATCCACCACTGTCAAGCTGGGAGCCTAGGTACGTGCAAACCACACCAGTCTACATTCTTGCATGCACACACCATTTGTCCGAAGAGCACCAACTAACCAAGTAAACATTTGTGTTTGCAGGATGCGGTCGAGAAGAGTTGTGCGAGCAGGCCAAGAAGAGCCACGTACGTACGGCGTCGTTGATCCTCCTGCGGTGTGTGAGTTGCTGCCGAGCTACTAGGGCCGATCTCTGAGGAGATGGAATAATGCAGATGGCTCCCATTAGTTATCTTACCAGCTTATCATTTGTGTTCGTCCAGTGTTAGCGTCTGTGTTGCTAGTGTCGCAATGTTGCCAGTGTCACTGTAAAACCATTAATCACCACGGAAATGGAAGTAAAAGGTGTTGTTTCCCGTTGCATGTAACGTGATCGCGTCTCTGTTTTGCTGTTCTTCTATCTTCTTGGCCTATGGGTGACGAGATGCGATGTTTGCATGCCAGTGAGTTTACACATAAAATATGTGACGTTGAGTATCACGCTCTGCTCGCACAGGCGCAGCATGCATGCCTGCAAGTCCTGCGGCGCAGTGAGCTACAGTATCTCACACTAGTGTTCTGCAGCATATGCCCATGCGACGCTTAATAAAGAACAGTATAGTAGGTCTCTGCCGTCTAGGTGCATCCCCGCGACCATAGGCACTGGCAAAGGCACAGGCGCACACGCCCCGAGGAATGACATTTATCGGGTGCATGCATGTCTAACTCTAGTGGTTTCATttaactaagagggtgcttggatactacttttagtcccatgactaaaagtagtgggactaaaacgtatccaaacaccctctaaaacttgttagcctcatccatatttaaatccaaatactaaagagactaaaatcaagttattgagcatttattatcctccaaaacCTTCAAttcagaactcgcatgtgttaaaggagagacATTAAATGATGAGAGAGAGgtctaatacatattttagtagatTTCCTATGATTAAAATTTTTTAATCTCAAaactagtcctagcctctctttagtcaagggtgcttggaactttagcctctaaaagagactatttttagtctcTTGGATCCAAGCATCCTCTAAGGCTGGTCATAAAAATCTTAGCGTCCGAAACAATTTTACGTTATAAATGGAAGGTGTCACAGAAGTGATGAGCGGAAGAGAACCGAACCCTAGTACTCCACCTGAATGCGGGGCGCGTGATCTGTTTTTAACTTCATTTTTACGAACTCAGTACTCCTTTCattttaaaatagatgacccaacttggTATTATACAAAATTGGAACTTTATACTCCTTTCattttaaaatagatgacccaaataGGAGTACTGTATAAAGTTGGGTTATCTATTTTGAGGTACAATGGAGTAGGTCAGTGTGAAACCTGCGCTGCTGGGGTAGCATGCATGGTGCCAACAGGTCTGACCGAGCCTGGTGAAAGAAGACAAGAAGAACAGTTGGCACAATAAATTAACTTGACATGCTGTGCTTATACTACCAATTTTAATTTCAGTTCAGCTAAATATGGTAATCTATCACACAGATTTGAAAACCTTGATCTTTTGGTATGGCAGACTGTTTTCCTTTTGATGGAAAGCAGACTGTTTTTCTAACAAATGCTTATAGTCATTGTGGTACATACTACTAAGTGAGAATATACGGAGTAGAAGtttgttccatttaattattttGCACTGGAGACTTCTCATTGAGTTTGAAGTATAAATTCTAATCCTAGGATCAATGTCACAGTTTTTCAAATAGGAACAGTATGGACAAAACGAAGTGCTCCATTTTTCATGTCTGCCTGTTCACACGTACTTCATGGGTTTTCTTGGCCACATGGGTATGTCGATTGGTGTCAGAGATCCGTGGATTTTACTTGAGGCCACCATACACGAAAAGGCACAAAACATGCAAGATAAAAGCTGGAGGAGAAAAGCAAGCGCGGGAACCAAGAAAGGCAAATTATTTTCACGGAAATGATGCTGCTCACAACTTCACAAGGAAAGCGGTTTTGCAATGTCGTTCGTTTTTCGCTCGCGAGAAATTCCTCACCTTCCCGAAACAAGGAAAGAAGTTGACAAGATGGCAAAGATAGAAGGCTAGAGGATGTGATTATCAGTACTAGCACGGCTCTAATGTAACCATTGTTCAACTACCAAGGAGATTTAAGGAGCATGTGCGAGCGGGCGAACATGAGAAAAGACGTAGGAGGGCACTAGCATGGATTTGGTAGGTTCCTGCTGGACGTTAGTACGTTGTTTTGCTCAAGCATTGACTTGATACTACCAATTACCAAATGCATGGTTTGATAATCAGGATTTAGGCCTATATATGTACTAGCACTCTAGCATAAGAAAAACAGTCCCTAATCCCTAGTATCTAGTATCTACAGACGAGAGCAGGATAAACAAAGGAAAGAATGGCGCTTGCAATGTTATCAGGCATAGTATGATTTCCTGAGAGGTGAGATATAAAGGACGGAGCCTTTTGGGAAATTTGATGTACTGTTACGAACCTGAACTTCCAGCTGCAAGCAGCGGGCAATGTACCTACTTACCTTACCTGTGTAGGAGTAGCAAGTAAAAGGGGAAAGAAACTGGTCCAGAGTAGAGCCACCCCCATTAGGGTTTTGAGGCGACACGGTTTCCTGTGAAGAGCAGCTGGCCGAGGACATTGCTGTTCACCCGCTGACCCGCATGACGGAACCAGAAGGATCCAGAAAAGCTACCGTAGAAAACAAATGCTGGATGGCTCAAGAAGTAGGGATCGGAACCGGGTCCATACGAGCTTCTGCCAAGCGAGGCTGTGGAACTTGCTTGCCACACTGATTGCTGCAGATCGAGCTACTGCATCTTAGTATTATACGTACAAAATACTGGTACGGTACAAGTATGAAgtatagttttttttttgaaacggaggcaaaagctttgcctcatccattaaataagagagaatagagttTGTTACAAATCACCCACGACACCACATGGATTATTACAGTATGAAGTATAGTAGTAGCTCGATCCTTCGTCCGGGGAAACTCGGAAGGAGCAGCAGCCTGCCGTGCAGCAACATTCATTCCAGTCATGGGAGCAGTTACATCTAGGAGCCTACTCCCTGCTGTAGGAGTATGAGCAAAAAGCTGGAACAAATTGAAGTGCATGAACCGAGCCAAGGGGCATCATCAATTGAGTCACCGGATTCACGTCGCCGGCCACTGCGCCCGCCGCTGACGAGCAGCAGTAGGCCAGTAGGGCCCCGGGCTTTGACCGTCAGGCAAGGCCATGCATCGCATTTACGCCGACAGCACGGGCGGCGTGTGTTGAATTGAACCCGGCAACTGCAAGCAAGGCGCAAAGCAACAAGAAGAAAACCAGGGCGAGAGGGGCACATGCAGAGGACGCAGGACAGGAGCAATTGATTATGGTTTTGGGAGTGCGATGCGGAGAATGAAACAAGTTcctccaaaagaaaaagaaaaggaaagaaaaagaatggCGACAACCAATTAGTACGTAGAGAGAGTTCGGAGGGACTGTGCCCTCCCTTGGATCCACGCTGCAAATGGGCCGCAAAATGGGCGAAGCTGCGACGAGACTTCCGGCGACCACAGTCCACAGCATGGAGTACACTATTTGCAACGTTTTCTATTCCAGACCGATCGCTCGTTTCCCTGCTCATCTGCGTCTAGTTCCTTCCACGATCCATCCTTTGAGCGCGGCTCCGATCATGGATGGTCCCGGCTGCCGACATGGCTACGAATCTACGACCATGTTCGCGCACTGGATGGGCGTGTGCGGTGCCGCCGATGAGTACCGTACCGTACCGACGAACGGCCCAACGTGGTTCGCTCGCCTCGATCTATTGCTTGCTTGTTGCACAGATGCACATGCACTGATGGGCACGCAACATTGTTCCCTGGAAAGAAAGATGGCGCCCATCTGCTCTCATTCTGCACTTTGACAGAGATCAGTCTGCAAGCACACATGCATCCACGAGCCAACTGATTCCGGCGGTGCGATTTGCCTAATCGTTCGGTTCCGAAAGCTTAATAACGCGTGATGCGTCCATCGTGCACACGGAAAGAAAGAAACATCTTTCGCTTTACCCCGGCCGTGTGACCGTGCCTGTATGTACACACAACTGGCTAAGAAGACACTAGGGTGGGTGGATCGGTGTCAGTCTAGCTAAGACACGCCCTCATGCAAGGCTTACAAAGAAAATA
The window above is part of the Triticum aestivum cultivar Chinese Spring chromosome 2A, IWGSC CS RefSeq v2.1, whole genome shotgun sequence genome. Proteins encoded here:
- the LOC123189186 gene encoding extensin gives rise to the protein MGGKAALLVALLAVSLVLEAQAGSGYGGGHPPSPTPVAPPPKHEKPPKGHKPPHHHHHAKPPAASHAPAPPTHGPPTPKPIPPAPKPTPPTYAPIPKPPKPSPSPPAYHPTPKPAPPTYKPPTQPRPSPPAHKPAPPMYKTPTQPKPSPPAYKPAPKVSPPAYKPAPKVSPPAYKPAPKVSPPAYKPAPKVSPPAYKPAPKVSPPAYKPVPKPSPPPSPTPPAPKPTPPPYKPPTPTPPAYKPPTPSPPPPPYHH